From the Desulfovibrionales bacterium genome, one window contains:
- the tsaE gene encoding tRNA (adenosine(37)-N6)-threonylcarbamoyltransferase complex ATPase subunit type 1 TsaE, translating into MAKAITITCKNPVETFNLGIGLGKILMGGDVVTLQGELGAGKTWFTKGIAHGLGITNTNAVTSPSFTIINEYQGRLPLFHMDFYRLENEEAASDLGLEEYLYGQGVTVIEWPERLAGIIPAGRLEVRFIFSAEDKREIVLIPHGKDWEERIAKIAENLVW; encoded by the coding sequence ATGGCCAAAGCGATAACCATCACCTGTAAAAATCCCGTTGAGACCTTTAACCTGGGTATCGGCCTGGGGAAAATTTTAATGGGCGGCGACGTGGTGACTTTACAAGGCGAACTTGGGGCCGGTAAGACCTGGTTCACCAAAGGAATCGCCCACGGATTGGGGATAACGAATACTAATGCCGTAACCAGCCCCTCTTTTACCATAATTAATGAATACCAGGGGCGTTTGCCGCTATTCCACATGGATTTTTACCGGCTGGAAAACGAAGAGGCGGCATCTGATCTGGGGCTGGAAGAATATCTCTATGGGCAAGGAGTGACCGTAATAGAATGGCCGGAACGTCTGGCCGGGATTATACCTGCCGGCCGTCTGGAAGTCCGCTTTATCTTTTCGGCGGAAGATAAAAGAGAGATTGTACTTATACCCCATGGTAAAGACTGGGAAGAAAGAATTGCAAAAATTGCCGAAAATTTAGTATGGTAA
- a CDS encoding aspartate kinase, with protein MALIVQKYGGTSVGDTERIRRVVRRVIETKKQGNDVVVVLSAMSGETNKLISLAHQITEDPDPRELDVLVSTGEQITIALFAIAAKTMGCDARSFLGHQVRILTDNAYGKARITDIDTSLIRENLKQGRIIVIAGFQGIDADGNITTLGRGGSDTTAVALASALGADLCEIFTDVEGVFTTDPNVCSNARKIDRISYDELLEMASLGAKVMEIRSVEFAKRYNVPMHIRSSFNNNPGTMVVQEEEEMEDRVVTGVTYNKSEARITLTKVPDKPGIAARIFTPISDANIAVDMIIQNTRASDLTDLTFTVPRADFRKAMEIVQRLGKEIGCERVMGDENIAKVSLIGLGMRNHVGIAGKMFGALAAHNINIMMISTSEIKISAIIDEKYTELAVRVLHDAFELGGTKDLPETT; from the coding sequence ATGGCTTTAATCGTACAAAAATACGGCGGGACATCGGTCGGTGATACAGAACGGATCAGACGGGTAGTCCGGAGGGTCATCGAAACCAAAAAACAGGGAAATGACGTGGTGGTCGTGCTTTCCGCCATGTCCGGCGAAACAAATAAGCTTATCTCGCTGGCCCATCAGATAACTGAAGACCCTGATCCGCGCGAACTGGATGTACTTGTTTCTACGGGTGAGCAAATAACCATCGCCCTCTTTGCCATAGCCGCCAAAACCATGGGCTGCGATGCCCGTTCTTTTCTCGGCCACCAGGTCCGTATTCTAACCGACAACGCCTATGGCAAGGCCCGTATTACAGATATTGATACATCTCTGATCAGAGAAAACCTGAAACAGGGACGTATTATAGTTATTGCCGGGTTCCAGGGCATAGATGCCGATGGGAACATTACCACCTTGGGGCGGGGCGGATCAGACACTACAGCGGTCGCGCTGGCGTCCGCGCTGGGCGCCGATCTATGCGAGATATTTACAGACGTAGAAGGGGTCTTTACCACCGATCCCAATGTCTGCTCCAATGCCCGCAAGATAGATCGCATCTCTTATGATGAGCTGCTGGAAATGGCCAGCCTGGGGGCAAAGGTCATGGAGATCCGGTCGGTAGAATTTGCGAAACGATATAATGTTCCCATGCATATACGTTCATCTTTCAACAACAATCCAGGAACAATGGTTGTACAGGAGGAAGAAGAAATGGAAGATAGAGTGGTGACGGGCGTGACCTATAACAAAAGCGAGGCCCGCATTACCCTGACCAAGGTGCCGGACAAGCCGGGCATTGCTGCCAGGATATTCACACCTATTTCAGATGCCAACATTGCTGTGGATATGATTATTCAGAACACCCGGGCCTCAGACCTGACCGATCTCACCTTTACCGTACCTAGGGCCGATTTCAGAAAGGCCATGGAGATAGTGCAACGGCTCGGAAAAGAGATCGGCTGTGAACGCGTTATGGGTGATGAGAACATCGCCAAGGTCTCCCTGATCGGTCTGGGTATGCGTAACCACGTAGGTATCGCCGGCAAGATGTTCGGCGCCTTGGCCGCACACAACATAAACATCATGATGATAAGCACCTCTGAAATAAAGATTTCAGCAATTATAGACGAGAAATATACCGAGCTGGCCGTGCGTGTCCTGCATGATGCATTCGAATTGGGAGGCACAAAAGACCTGCCGGAAACCACGTAG
- the cimA gene encoding citramalate synthase — MRRIEVYDTTLRDGTQAEDFNVSVEDKVRISLKLDELGIHYIEGGWPGSNPKDVQFFKEIKNYALSSARITAFGSTHNPRATPEQDINLRALVEAQTEVITIFGKTWDVHVRDALRISLERNLEIIRDSLAYLRPHVKRLFYDAEHFFDGFKAKPDYALATLGQAVAAGADCLVLCDTNGGTLPQEVAKIIGKVKKEFKNVSFGIHTHNDSGLAVANSLVAAELGASQVQGTMNGYGERCGNANLCTIIPNLMLKMRIPCITDEHLTRLSEISRFITEIANLPHNKYQPYVGASAFAHKGGIHVSAVQRNPETYEHIRPEKVGNIQRILISDLSGKSNILHKAMRYGLDLESRDPVVLEILKQLKELENQGYQFEGAEASFELLMQRALGTQKKYFDLLGFRVIDQKSKEADEAQAEATIMLGVGGKVEHTAAIGNGPVNALDNAIRKALEKFYPELKEIHLDDYKVRVIPDKTGTGARVRVLIESSDREDTWGTVGVSTDIIEASWQALVDGINYKLLKDSKKKKGVS; from the coding sequence ATGCGACGTATAGAAGTCTATGATACTACATTAAGAGACGGCACCCAGGCCGAAGATTTTAACGTTTCGGTCGAAGACAAGGTACGGATTTCTCTAAAGCTCGATGAATTGGGTATCCACTATATTGAGGGTGGGTGGCCCGGGTCAAACCCCAAGGACGTACAGTTCTTTAAGGAAATAAAAAATTACGCCCTTTCCTCAGCCAGGATTACGGCATTTGGCAGCACCCATAATCCGCGCGCCACACCGGAACAAGACATCAACCTGCGCGCCCTTGTAGAGGCACAGACAGAGGTTATTACTATCTTTGGCAAGACCTGGGATGTACACGTTCGTGATGCCTTGCGTATCAGCCTGGAGCGTAATCTGGAGATAATCCGTGATTCCTTAGCTTATCTCCGTCCCCATGTAAAGAGGCTTTTTTATGATGCCGAACATTTCTTTGATGGATTTAAGGCCAAGCCGGATTATGCCCTGGCCACGCTGGGGCAGGCTGTCGCTGCCGGTGCAGACTGCCTTGTCCTCTGTGATACCAATGGCGGGACGTTGCCCCAGGAAGTGGCTAAGATCATCGGTAAGGTAAAAAAAGAATTTAAAAATGTCTCCTTTGGCATTCATACCCACAACGATAGCGGATTGGCGGTGGCTAATTCCCTGGTTGCCGCGGAGCTGGGGGCTTCTCAGGTACAGGGAACGATGAACGGCTATGGTGAACGCTGCGGGAACGCCAACCTGTGTACGATCATTCCCAACCTGATGCTGAAAATGAGGATACCGTGCATCACAGATGAGCATCTCACCAGGCTCAGTGAGATATCGCGGTTTATAACGGAAATTGCCAACCTGCCCCACAACAAATATCAACCCTATGTAGGGGCCAGCGCCTTTGCTCACAAGGGAGGCATCCACGTAAGCGCCGTGCAGAGAAATCCGGAAACCTATGAACACATCCGTCCGGAAAAGGTGGGAAATATACAGCGGATACTTATATCCGACCTCTCCGGAAAGAGCAATATCCTCCATAAGGCCATGCGGTACGGCCTGGACCTCGAAAGTCGTGATCCGGTTGTACTGGAGATATTGAAGCAACTCAAGGAACTGGAAAATCAGGGATATCAGTTTGAAGGGGCCGAGGCCTCCTTTGAACTCTTGATGCAAAGGGCCCTCGGTACGCAGAAAAAATATTTCGATCTTCTCGGGTTCCGGGTCATTGACCAGAAATCAAAAGAAGCCGATGAGGCGCAGGCGGAAGCAACCATCATGCTTGGAGTCGGCGGGAAGGTCGAGCATACGGCCGCCATCGGCAATGGGCCGGTAAACGCCCTGGACAATGCCATCCGTAAGGCCCTGGAAAAGTTTTATCCGGAACTCAAGGAAATTCACCTCGATGACTATAAGGTACGCGTCATCCCTGATAAGACCGGCACCGGCGCCCGGGTAAGAGTGCTTATCGAAAGCAGCGACAGGGAAGATACCTGGGGCACGGTGGGCGTTTCCACAGACATCATCGAGGCCAGTTGGCAGGCCCTCGTGGATGGCATTAATTATAAGCTCCTTAAAGACAGCAAAAAGAAAAAAGGGGTGAGTTAG
- a CDS encoding helix-hairpin-helix domain-containing protein, which produces MTRYEQQAILLLAVILLGVYLYLSYGRTPGSASPTESFPTQGLKYVRVMGEVRSPGLYTFYLQPSVKEVIERAGGLKRNHLPSPALPSQKVPTATKLLVTPKPEGTDEVKIIPMTNPERLLLGIPMPLSTATEQNLELIPGIGPQLARRIIIFREQNGPYEDLADLMNIKGIGEKKLKEIAPYVTVKN; this is translated from the coding sequence ATGACCAGATACGAGCAACAGGCCATCCTATTACTGGCTGTTATCTTGCTCGGTGTCTATCTTTACCTCTCTTATGGCAGAACTCCCGGGTCAGCCTCACCTACAGAGTCATTTCCCACCCAGGGTCTAAAATACGTCCGAGTCATGGGTGAAGTCCGATCTCCCGGCCTCTATACTTTCTACTTACAACCATCAGTCAAAGAAGTAATTGAAAGGGCGGGCGGTTTGAAACGAAATCACTTGCCCTCCCCTGCCCTCCCGTCACAGAAAGTGCCTACCGCTACAAAGCTTCTGGTTACCCCTAAACCGGAGGGGACAGATGAGGTTAAAATTATTCCCATGACGAATCCCGAACGCCTTCTCCTGGGCATACCCATGCCCTTAAGCACGGCCACGGAACAGAATCTGGAACTCATCCCCGGCATCGGGCCGCAACTTGCCCGGCGCATCATTATCTTTCGCGAACAAAATGGACCGTACGAAGACCTTGCTGATCTTATGAATATCAAGGGGATCGGGGAAAAGAAACTAAAAGAAATAGCACCCTATGTAACTGTAAAAAATTGA
- a CDS encoding PEP-CTERM sorting domain-containing protein: MKKRLALLVLLIIFVSSQAFAIEIPFSDTSYYWPTWENGTTDDTRDTIGIPNFTGGKVSISSNGHLENICFNYKADNYLSIWNVLKPSDLFIDIGADNTWDYLVKTNGQKTAGDYGLFSINISSIKGDNDSSYILSGNDNTGTWYGYCIRDRHPIAINLGTSTTAQTTYFSGWQIPGATGTEVTSFFDFSDYPIYLGSDDFIISWTVNCSNDVVYERFTGGGTPVPEPATMTLLGSGLIGLAALGRKKFSKK; encoded by the coding sequence ATGAAAAAGCGGTTGGCTTTGCTTGTTTTATTGATCATTTTTGTCTCGTCACAGGCTTTTGCAATAGAGATCCCCTTTAGCGATACTTCTTACTATTGGCCTACATGGGAAAACGGAACGACTGATGATACTAGGGATACCATTGGAATACCAAATTTTACCGGAGGTAAGGTATCTATATCAAGCAATGGTCACCTTGAAAACATTTGCTTTAATTATAAGGCAGATAATTACCTGAGTATTTGGAATGTCCTGAAACCGAGCGACCTTTTTATTGATATTGGAGCGGATAATACCTGGGACTATCTGGTGAAGACAAATGGGCAAAAAACAGCGGGCGATTACGGTCTTTTCTCTATTAATATTTCCTCGATAAAGGGTGACAATGACTCATCCTATATACTTTCGGGTAATGACAATACAGGTACTTGGTATGGTTACTGTATCAGGGACCGTCACCCGATTGCGATTAATCTGGGCACTTCCACTACTGCACAAACCACCTATTTTTCGGGTTGGCAAATCCCCGGAGCCACAGGCACTGAAGTCACCTCTTTTTTTGACTTCTCAGATTACCCAATATACCTTGGTTCAGATGACTTCATTATCAGCTGGACCGTGAATTGTTCCAACGATGTAGTATATGAAAGGTTTACGGGGGGCGGCACTCCGGTTCCTGAACCGGCTACCATGACCCTTTTGGGCTCCGGGCTGATAGGCCTGGCCGCGCTCGGCAGAAAAAAATTTTCTAAAAAATAA
- a CDS encoding PEP-CTERM sorting domain-containing protein — MEKRLLAGLVVGFFIAWITGTAEAIQLTPSSVTGTGTFNNSVSLLYDNYIPTEGTQWQTNTVWWYGTSPTFTFDYGTTFHIEDMILSIDNNDTYRVDYSLDNQNWSELFTIASSYGEIGWGMDTMSTISGGPEYISQIDFVNPISAQYLRIYATGGDNKYSVGEFQAFGTTPVPEPATMLLFGTGIAGFAGTRLKRRKK, encoded by the coding sequence ATGGAAAAGAGATTATTAGCAGGATTGGTCGTAGGATTTTTTATAGCCTGGATAACTGGAACGGCAGAAGCTATACAGCTAACACCATCATCGGTTACGGGCACTGGAACTTTTAACAACTCAGTTTCGCTTCTGTACGATAACTATATCCCTACCGAAGGGACTCAATGGCAAACAAATACAGTTTGGTGGTATGGCACATCACCTACTTTTACTTTCGATTATGGCACGACATTTCATATTGAAGATATGATTCTTTCTATTGACAATAATGATACATACAGAGTGGACTATTCGCTGGATAATCAAAACTGGAGCGAATTGTTCACAATTGCCAGTTCATACGGTGAGATAGGGTGGGGCATGGACACTATGAGCACTATTTCCGGTGGTCCTGAATACATTTCGCAAATTGATTTTGTTAATCCTATTTCAGCCCAATACCTTCGCATTTATGCCACAGGAGGAGATAATAAGTATTCAGTTGGTGAATTTCAGGCTTTCGGCACAACTCCAGTCCCTGAACCTGCCACCATGCTTCTCTTTGGTACCGGTATAGCGGGCTTTGCCGGAACCAGGCTAAAAAGAAGGAAAAAGTGA
- a CDS encoding transposase — MKPKKGRKLPCSVCGRRIRPKDKLKRGVGDIFSSGVSRSFFATGPGEWNVRNMGSVGQRHLMEAIDKVRKMEADTLAEAECKELKGTKYIWLKNLWNLTEN, encoded by the coding sequence TTGAAGCCAAAAAAGGGGCGTAAGTTGCCGTGCAGTGTTTGCGGGAGACGCATCCGCCCAAAGGACAAACTCAAGAGAGGAGTTGGAGACATATTTTCCTCTGGGGTATCCCGGTCTTTCTTTGCTACCGGCCCAGGAGAGTGGAATGTCCGGAACATGGGATCAGTTGGCCAACGTCATCTCATGGAGGCGATTGATAAGGTCCGAAAAATGGAGGCCGATACATTGGCCGAAGCAGAGTGCAAAGAACTTAAAGGGACCAAATACATCTGGTTGAAAAATCTCTGGAACCTCACCGAGAACTAG
- a CDS encoding C39 family peptidase — protein MRKFLLITISFLLVEIASSWLMDIPSAAALPITLSNVPAYNWYHGCGPTAAASVIGYWDLHGYDNLFDASGWDSVYLTANVQNHISSPAHNEKYDPTPDNSNLPEPPDTSIADFFHTSEDPLGYGWSYQSFSNDAFIGYANYRGYTFDAWYEPYSSNSTWDSLIAEIDAGRPLMFLVDTDGNGGTDHFVPVLGYDPDNLCYGLYTTWSEYETLVWKPFLGLGNPWGVGYATFIQPLDPPDVTIPEPSAILLLASGLIGLVIRKWTTHRS, from the coding sequence ATGCGTAAGTTCTTACTTATAACGATAAGCTTCCTTCTGGTAGAAATAGCATCATCATGGCTGATGGATATACCTTCTGCTGCTGCCTTACCGATAACTCTCTCAAATGTCCCGGCCTACAATTGGTACCACGGCTGTGGGCCTACTGCCGCCGCCTCTGTTATCGGCTACTGGGACCTCCACGGCTATGACAACTTATTTGATGCCAGTGGATGGGATAGCGTCTATCTCACGGCGAACGTCCAAAACCATATTTCCAGTCCGGCACACAATGAAAAGTATGATCCGACGCCGGATAACAGCAATTTACCTGAACCGCCCGACACCAGTATCGCTGACTTTTTTCATACCTCGGAAGATCCTCTTGGCTACGGTTGGAGTTACCAGTCTTTCTCCAATGACGCTTTTATCGGATACGCCAACTATCGTGGATATACTTTTGACGCCTGGTACGAGCCATATAGTAGCAATTCCACATGGGACAGTTTGATTGCTGAAATCGATGCCGGACGGCCTTTGATGTTCCTGGTCGATACTGACGGCAACGGGGGTACGGACCACTTCGTACCGGTATTGGGATACGACCCGGATAATCTTTGCTATGGACTGTATACTACCTGGAGCGAATATGAAACCCTTGTATGGAAACCCTTTCTTGGACTTGGTAACCCTTGGGGAGTGGGATACGCCACGTTTATCCAACCTCTCGATCCTCCAGATGTAACGATCCCCGAGCCTTCAGCCATACTTCTCTTAGCCAGCGGCCTGATTGGCCTCGTAATAAGAAAATGGACGACTCATCGCTCCTAA
- a CDS encoding PEP-CTERM sorting domain-containing protein: protein MKTLKSFFIFVWMVPVALVSLALSPIPVLALPLTIGLDTEFSGAQAPSSPSTPWLTATFIDNTDGTVVLKMEATNLTGSEFVSDWYLNLDPNLAVTSLTFTYDTYYSSVQATSFLTGSNAFKADGDGYFDIKFSFDTASVSTRFGEDDYSVYVISGIPGLTASSFNFYSAPGGGNGSYRSAAHVQGIDDPNSPGIDTDGSGWIGDGDTGGGNPPVPEPATMLLVGSGLVGLAGIRRKKFFKKIS from the coding sequence ATGAAAACTTTAAAAAGTTTTTTTATATTCGTATGGATGGTTCCCGTTGCGCTGGTGAGTTTAGCTTTATCTCCGATACCTGTCCTGGCGCTGCCATTGACGATTGGACTTGATACCGAGTTCTCCGGCGCACAGGCTCCTTCTTCCCCATCCACTCCATGGCTCACTGCGACTTTTATAGATAACACTGATGGTACGGTTGTATTGAAGATGGAGGCTACGAACCTGACTGGATCAGAATTTGTAAGTGATTGGTATCTCAATCTCGATCCCAATCTTGCTGTCACTTCCTTAACCTTTACTTACGATACATATTACTCTAGCGTCCAGGCAACCTCGTTTTTGACCGGAAGTAACGCCTTTAAGGCAGATGGAGACGGGTATTTTGATATCAAATTCTCTTTTGATACAGCAAGCGTATCTACTCGATTCGGTGAGGATGATTATTCGGTTTACGTAATTTCAGGTATCCCAGGACTTACCGCTTCATCCTTCAATTTTTATAGTGCTCCAGGAGGCGGCAACGGTAGCTATAGATCAGCAGCCCATGTCCAGGGCATTGATGATCCAAATTCCCCAGGCATAGACACTGATGGAAGTGGCTGGATCGGAGATGGAGATACAGGTGGTGGAAATCCTCCGGTTCCTGAACCCGCTACGATGCTTCTCGTCGGTTCCGGTTTGGTTGGTCTGGCAGGAATCAGGCGAAAAAAGTTCTTTAAAAAAATATCGTGA